The following coding sequences lie in one Thalassoglobus polymorphus genomic window:
- a CDS encoding PSD1 and planctomycete cytochrome C domain-containing protein has translation MQDESFIARLPSLRLFMTYSNCCLLFISCLLVCRPVFSEETTFEPAQLEFFEKKIRPILVERCQECHGAEIQEASLRLDSREFAIKGGDTGPAVVPGKVNQGELLQALKYDPDGYQMPPDGKLPQKEIDLLTEWVKLGAPWPADEVVSATSSDVFNLKERAEHWSFQPLKPVELPNVDDSSWTRNGIDHFVLQKLQSQQLSPAQEVDRRTWIRRVYLDVIGLPPSIQEVEDFLSDESDRAFEKVVDHLLESPHFGERWGRHWLDVVRYAESRGHEFDFDVANAWHYRDYVIRALNRDVPFDQFVVEHVAGDLLTAKTNYQVRQNEQTGANESIIGTGFWLFGEWVHSPVDIRQEEAERFDNMIDVYSKAFLGLTVSCARCHDHKFDPIRQKDYYALQGFLQSSSYQQARFETMLKNEPLSERINQLDRTARQQVQGVKLKLARPVIDRLDDYLLAARVVLQSEVGQPEFESVVFEDFESGTYENWTVTGQAFGSTPVTQEQLPAYQGNVGASGKYFVNSHYKRRGGKGDRATGTLTSKEFTVQHRFIEMLIGGGNHLGKTCVNLLIDGQPVLSATGKNSNLMSPVRWDVSTYLGRISQLQIVDNEQGGWGNIGVDQIVFSSNSTPTLATPDPTHRFAKTSPAVRQAASEAKLNPSILAMWANDLSSKRDENDPLILWSQLCVSKEFNSAKVKRQANEIVAKNSKLPGPDSFDNFFRAEELIPTGPGYRYGSNGSGSKRIEWYPLWNRLTEPKGTQGEPGALQAWKRSGRLLRTPTFEITSGKIYSFVRGEVNTYAAVDSHILVRGPLHKKLTKTHPANENWHWITHDVTGYEGHGAHLEFVPVGKKSFAVQAVIQADSLEDAKQLLKGTDPLSMNIAQEILSLDDVTLEQLVKIIQKQFQSSQSRQALADINRHPQLFGLSSKEAKKELAKTARVNQKQRNAIIEEIDFVSATTPALLDGTAADEYVFIRGNWTKKGETVPRRFLEVFHGESVTDSGSGRLQLAEQMVDPQSTPILPRVIVNRIWHHYFGVGICPTPNDFGHLGQRPSHPELLDWLANELVQNQWSLKAVHRKILLSATYRMSSATSADPRIVDVDPKNVLLHRMNVKRLEGEAIRDSILKVAGTLDSQMYGPSVPIHLTAFLEGRGRPSKSGPIDGNGRRSLYLSVRRNFPEPFFQAFDFPNPHSSTGRRNVSNVPAQALALMNNPLVVDQSQKWAARLLKDNPDSSPADKIAILFQQAYSRPPNDEELALGEAFLSAQAAELKTDLNAVPVWTDYCHVLLNSKEFIFVK, from the coding sequence AAGTTAATCAGGGAGAGCTCTTACAAGCACTCAAGTACGACCCGGACGGCTATCAAATGCCGCCGGATGGAAAACTCCCACAAAAAGAAATCGATCTCCTTACAGAATGGGTCAAGCTGGGTGCTCCCTGGCCAGCTGATGAGGTCGTCTCAGCGACTTCGAGTGATGTTTTCAATCTGAAAGAACGGGCAGAGCATTGGTCGTTTCAACCACTCAAACCGGTTGAGCTGCCGAACGTTGACGATTCCAGCTGGACTCGTAACGGGATCGATCACTTTGTTCTCCAGAAGCTTCAATCGCAGCAACTCTCTCCTGCACAGGAAGTGGACCGACGCACCTGGATTCGCCGAGTCTATCTGGATGTCATAGGGCTTCCCCCTTCTATTCAAGAAGTGGAGGATTTTCTAAGCGATGAAAGCGACCGTGCTTTCGAGAAAGTGGTTGATCATCTTCTGGAGTCGCCGCATTTTGGTGAACGTTGGGGGCGGCACTGGCTCGACGTTGTGCGCTATGCGGAATCGCGGGGACATGAATTTGACTTCGATGTCGCCAACGCCTGGCATTATCGTGATTACGTGATCCGGGCACTGAATCGAGATGTCCCGTTTGATCAATTTGTCGTTGAGCACGTTGCCGGAGATTTGCTGACTGCAAAAACGAATTATCAGGTGCGCCAAAATGAACAGACCGGAGCCAATGAATCGATCATTGGAACCGGATTCTGGCTGTTCGGGGAATGGGTTCACTCTCCTGTTGATATCCGCCAGGAGGAAGCTGAACGCTTTGACAATATGATTGATGTTTATTCAAAAGCGTTCCTTGGTTTAACCGTTTCTTGTGCGCGTTGTCATGATCATAAATTCGATCCCATTCGACAGAAAGACTACTACGCATTGCAAGGCTTTCTGCAAAGCTCGTCATATCAGCAGGCGAGGTTCGAGACGATGCTCAAAAACGAACCGCTCTCTGAACGGATCAATCAACTTGATCGAACAGCACGTCAGCAAGTTCAAGGTGTCAAACTGAAACTCGCAAGACCGGTGATTGACCGGTTGGATGACTATCTACTTGCTGCCAGAGTAGTGCTTCAGTCAGAGGTGGGGCAGCCGGAATTCGAAAGCGTCGTCTTTGAAGACTTTGAGTCGGGAACATATGAAAACTGGACCGTCACTGGTCAGGCTTTCGGAAGCACTCCTGTGACACAAGAACAACTCCCTGCGTATCAAGGCAACGTCGGTGCTTCAGGGAAATACTTTGTGAATTCCCACTATAAGCGGCGGGGTGGAAAAGGAGACCGGGCAACAGGAACGCTTACTTCGAAAGAATTTACGGTCCAGCATCGTTTCATTGAGATGCTCATTGGCGGTGGCAATCACCTTGGGAAAACGTGCGTCAATCTTCTGATCGATGGTCAACCTGTTCTCTCAGCGACTGGAAAGAACAGCAACTTGATGAGCCCGGTTCGCTGGGACGTTTCCACGTATCTCGGGCGAATTTCTCAACTTCAAATCGTTGATAACGAACAGGGTGGGTGGGGGAACATCGGTGTCGATCAGATTGTCTTTTCGAGTAATTCAACGCCGACTCTCGCCACGCCAGATCCTACTCACCGATTTGCAAAGACTTCTCCTGCAGTCAGGCAGGCAGCGAGTGAAGCGAAGCTGAATCCATCGATCTTGGCAATGTGGGCGAATGACCTTTCATCAAAAAGAGATGAAAACGACCCTCTCATTCTGTGGTCTCAACTCTGTGTGAGCAAAGAATTCAACTCTGCGAAAGTGAAGCGACAGGCAAACGAGATCGTCGCGAAGAATTCGAAGCTGCCTGGTCCGGATTCGTTCGACAATTTCTTCAGAGCTGAGGAGTTGATTCCGACTGGTCCCGGTTATCGATACGGTTCTAATGGATCGGGAAGTAAACGAATCGAGTGGTATCCATTGTGGAATCGACTGACTGAACCGAAGGGAACTCAGGGAGAGCCAGGAGCGCTGCAAGCCTGGAAGCGAAGTGGACGTCTGCTTCGTACTCCCACATTTGAAATCACCAGTGGGAAAATCTACTCCTTTGTCCGTGGGGAGGTAAACACCTATGCAGCGGTCGATTCTCACATTCTAGTCAGGGGGCCACTTCACAAGAAGCTAACGAAAACTCATCCAGCCAACGAGAACTGGCATTGGATCACCCATGATGTGACCGGCTATGAAGGGCATGGAGCCCATCTGGAGTTTGTTCCTGTTGGAAAGAAAAGCTTTGCTGTTCAGGCGGTGATTCAGGCGGATAGCCTTGAGGACGCGAAGCAATTACTCAAGGGGACGGATCCACTCTCGATGAACATCGCGCAAGAGATTCTTTCTTTGGACGATGTGACGCTTGAGCAACTTGTAAAGATCATTCAAAAACAATTCCAATCCTCGCAGTCGAGACAGGCCTTGGCCGATATCAATCGGCATCCGCAACTGTTTGGTCTCTCTTCAAAAGAGGCAAAAAAAGAGTTGGCAAAAACAGCCAGAGTGAATCAAAAGCAACGGAACGCGATCATCGAGGAGATTGATTTCGTTTCCGCGACAACTCCCGCACTTCTGGATGGGACAGCGGCTGATGAATACGTCTTCATTCGGGGGAATTGGACGAAAAAAGGTGAGACGGTTCCACGCCGATTTCTGGAAGTCTTTCATGGAGAAAGTGTCACGGACTCTGGAAGTGGACGGTTGCAGCTTGCGGAACAAATGGTCGATCCGCAGAGTACACCGATTCTTCCCCGCGTGATTGTAAATCGAATCTGGCATCATTACTTCGGTGTCGGAATCTGTCCGACTCCGAATGACTTTGGGCATCTTGGGCAACGTCCCTCTCACCCGGAATTGCTTGACTGGCTGGCCAATGAGCTTGTTCAGAATCAATGGTCACTCAAAGCGGTTCACCGAAAAATTCTCCTTTCTGCGACGTACCGAATGTCGAGTGCAACCAGTGCAGATCCGCGAATTGTTGACGTTGATCCGAAGAACGTGCTGCTGCATCGTATGAATGTTAAACGGCTCGAAGGAGAAGCGATTCGCGATTCGATTTTGAAGGTTGCAGGCACTTTGGATTCACAAATGTACGGGCCGAGTGTTCCGATTCACCTGACTGCCTTCCTTGAAGGTCGAGGGCGACCCTCAAAATCTGGACCGATTGACGGAAACGGCCGCCGAAGTTTGTATCTGTCGGTCCGGCGTAATTTCCCGGAACCATTCTTTCAGGCGTTTGACTTCCCCAACCCACACTCCTCGACTGGCCGTCGCAATGTTTCTAATGTCCCGGCTCAGGCGCTGGCGTTAATGAACAATCCGTTAGTGGTCGATCAATCACAAAAATGGGCTGCGCGACTCCTGAAAGACAACCCCGATTCATCTCCCGCAGACAAGATAGCAATCCTCTTCCAGCAAGCTTATTCACGACCACCCAACGATGAAGAACTGGCACTTGGAGAAGCGTTTTTAAGTGCCCAGGCAGCGGAACTCAAAACCGACCTCAACGCTGTCCCAGTCTGGACCGACTACTGCCACGTTCTGCTGAATTCAAAAGAGTTTATCTTCGTAAAGTGA
- the tsaE gene encoding tRNA (adenosine(37)-N6)-threonylcarbamoyltransferase complex ATPase subunit type 1 TsaE gives MKNMDEMVVDLHSLEETQAFGKQLASVLRLGDVVALIGNLGAGKTHLAQAIAEGFGIDRDDVHSPTFVLIQEYEGSVPICHIDAYRLNDIDEFLELGADELLGADNICLIEWADRVADVLPGKRIQLEIESTGVTSRRIRLTCPQDRFSEFERKLRRS, from the coding sequence ATGAAAAATATGGACGAAATGGTCGTTGACCTTCATTCCCTGGAGGAAACGCAGGCATTTGGAAAGCAGCTTGCATCCGTGCTGCGGTTGGGCGATGTTGTGGCGTTGATTGGGAACCTGGGAGCGGGCAAAACGCACTTGGCGCAGGCAATCGCTGAAGGGTTCGGAATTGATCGGGACGATGTTCATAGCCCGACTTTTGTATTGATTCAGGAGTACGAAGGATCGGTCCCAATCTGTCATATCGATGCATACCGCTTGAACGACATCGATGAGTTTTTGGAGCTCGGGGCTGACGAGTTGCTGGGGGCAGACAATATCTGCCTGATTGAATGGGCAGATCGGGTGGCAGATGTCCTTCCAGGAAAACGAATTCAGCTGGAAATTGAATCGACTGGGGTCACTTCGCGTCGAATCCGGCTGACTTGTCCGCAAGATCGATTCAGCGAGTTCGAGCGGAAGCTTCGCAGATCATGA
- a CDS encoding glucuronate isomerase, translated as MNEFVADIDNPDGNTMTTSLEKRLFDELEQLVLIDPHTHINPHEAPSKTLADIMGYHYYTELAHSAGLEKSQIEEDGLDPKTKVGRLVEKLSDLDNTIQVSWLLEMCREFFGFTDDRITPDNWEGLYDTALAKMSEESWEQQVLEKSKLEKVFLTNDFDDKLEGFDTNIYVPCLRTDDLVFHFLKKSVRNRLNEASGIEVGDSSTFRAAIAKIFSHFVEKNAKACAISIPPNFSPQKVDAGSAAAVIKRTVKGQRLTSTEQEMLSSFAFWTLAEQCDEHGLPFDLMIGVNRRVYEGGVYQGQDLFDKRVSLLQYKQLFNAFPNVTFPVSVLGSTSNQELVSYSWIFPNVVTNGHWWYSNIPTYIEVDTRSRLEAVPRNKQIGYYSDMYKLEFALPKFRMYRRVLAKVLASDFVTGRGWTETQAIDFGKQVLRGNVETIFKV; from the coding sequence ATGAATGAATTTGTTGCAGACATCGACAATCCCGATGGAAACACCATGACGACTTCACTTGAAAAAAGACTCTTCGACGAACTGGAACAACTGGTTCTGATCGACCCCCACACACACATCAATCCGCATGAGGCGCCGTCAAAAACGCTCGCGGATATTATGGGCTACCACTACTACACAGAGTTAGCTCATTCTGCCGGGTTGGAGAAATCGCAAATTGAGGAAGATGGGTTAGACCCAAAAACAAAAGTGGGGCGGCTTGTCGAAAAGCTCAGCGACCTCGACAACACGATTCAGGTCAGCTGGCTACTGGAAATGTGTCGAGAGTTTTTCGGATTCACCGACGACCGAATCACCCCGGATAACTGGGAAGGTTTGTACGACACCGCTTTGGCGAAAATGTCGGAAGAGAGTTGGGAACAGCAAGTTCTGGAGAAGAGTAAGCTCGAAAAAGTCTTCTTGACCAACGACTTTGACGACAAACTCGAAGGCTTCGATACGAACATTTATGTTCCTTGCTTGCGAACAGATGATCTTGTTTTTCATTTCCTGAAGAAATCGGTTCGCAACCGTCTGAACGAAGCATCCGGAATCGAAGTGGGTGACTCCTCAACTTTCCGGGCAGCGATCGCCAAGATCTTCTCTCACTTCGTTGAGAAAAATGCCAAGGCCTGCGCGATTTCGATTCCGCCGAACTTTTCTCCTCAGAAGGTCGATGCTGGATCAGCAGCTGCGGTCATCAAGCGAACTGTCAAAGGTCAGCGACTCACATCGACAGAACAGGAAATGCTCTCCTCGTTTGCATTCTGGACACTCGCAGAGCAGTGTGATGAACATGGATTACCGTTCGATTTGATGATTGGCGTCAATCGAAGAGTCTACGAGGGAGGCGTTTACCAAGGGCAGGATCTGTTTGATAAACGTGTTTCGCTGTTGCAATACAAGCAGCTGTTCAATGCGTTTCCAAACGTCACGTTTCCAGTTTCCGTTCTCGGCAGTACCAGCAATCAAGAGCTCGTCAGCTATTCCTGGATCTTCCCGAATGTTGTGACGAACGGCCATTGGTGGTACTCGAATATTCCGACCTATATCGAAGTCGACACGCGCAGCCGACTGGAAGCTGTGCCGCGAAATAAGCAAATCGGTTACTACAGCGACATGTACAAGCTGGAGTTCGCACTTCCGAAGTTTCGAATGTACCGTCGCGTTCTCGCCAAAGTTCTCGCCTCAGATTTTGTGACAGGTCGCGGCTGGACAGAGACACAGGCAATCGATTTCGGAAAACAAGTGTTGAGAGGGAACGTCGAAACAATCTTCAAGGTCTGA